A stretch of Candidatus Krumholzibacteriia bacterium DNA encodes these proteins:
- a CDS encoding TRAP transporter large permease subunit, with the protein MSWFLAPLLALLALLGAPLFTIIACITLIAFATNGIDTTSVAIEMYRMAHSMLIAIPLFTFAGYLLSEGGAPRRLVRVSRALLGWVPGGLALVALVACAVFTAFTGASGVTVIAMGGLLLPALRAEKYDDRFTFGLLTTSGSLGLLFPPSLPIILVAYVTSVSVDQLFVAGVLPGILLLLVLGTYAVQTARRTGVPRQYFSWHELVRAVRGAAWELPLPFVVLGGIYSGKVTVTEAASLTAVYALVAEVLIYRDIKLRDLKHLFTESMVLVGGILIIVGAALGLTNYLIDAEVPTRLFEWIETWIGHRFVFLMLLNVFLLIVGCMMDIFSAILVVMPLILPVAQAYEVNPVHLSILFLANLEIGYFTPPVGLNLFIGSFRFGKPVMELARASLPFLGLYLLVLLVLTYLPGLSLWLVQAFGVR; encoded by the coding sequence ATGAGCTGGTTCCTCGCACCGCTGCTCGCCCTCCTCGCTCTGCTCGGCGCCCCGCTCTTCACCATCATCGCCTGCATCACCCTCATCGCCTTCGCCACCAACGGCATCGACACGACCTCCGTGGCGATCGAGATGTACCGCATGGCCCATTCCATGCTGATCGCCATCCCGCTCTTCACTTTCGCCGGCTATCTGCTTTCCGAGGGCGGCGCGCCGCGGCGCCTGGTGCGGGTCTCCCGCGCCTTGCTGGGCTGGGTACCGGGCGGATTGGCGCTGGTGGCGCTGGTGGCCTGCGCCGTATTCACCGCCTTCACCGGTGCTTCCGGCGTCACCGTCATTGCCATGGGGGGCCTGCTGCTCCCGGCGCTGCGCGCCGAGAAGTACGACGATCGCTTCACCTTCGGCCTGCTCACGACCTCGGGCAGTCTGGGACTCCTGTTCCCACCCAGTTTGCCGATCATCCTGGTGGCCTATGTGACCAGCGTGAGCGTGGACCAGCTCTTCGTGGCCGGCGTCCTCCCGGGCATCTTGCTCCTCCTCGTGCTCGGCACCTACGCGGTGCAGACGGCCCGGCGCACGGGTGTGCCGCGGCAGTATTTCTCCTGGCACGAGCTGGTGCGGGCGGTGCGCGGCGCGGCCTGGGAACTGCCGCTGCCCTTCGTCGTCCTGGGAGGCATCTACAGCGGCAAGGTGACGGTGACCGAGGCGGCCAGCCTGACCGCGGTCTACGCCCTGGTGGCGGAGGTCCTCATCTACCGGGACATCAAGCTACGGGACCTGAAACATCTGTTCACCGAGAGCATGGTGCTCGTCGGCGGCATCCTCATCATCGTCGGCGCGGCGCTGGGTCTCACCAACTACCTCATCGATGCCGAGGTCCCGACGCGGCTCTTCGAATGGATCGAAACCTGGATCGGTCACCGTTTTGTTTTCCTGATGCTGCTCAACGTCTTCCTGCTCATCGTCGGCTGCATGATGGACATCTTCTCCGCCATCCTGGTGGTGATGCCCCTCATCCTGCCCGTGGCGCAGGCATACGAGGTCAATCCGGTGCACCTGTCGATTCTCTTCCTCGCCAACCTGGAGATCGGCTACTTCACCCCACCCGTGGGACTCAACCTCTTCATCGGCTCCTTCCGCTTCGGCAAACCGGTGATGGAGCTGGCGCGTGCCTCGCTGCCGTTCCTGGGGTTGTACCTCCTGGTGTTGCTCGTCCTCACCTATCTGCCCGGTCTGTCCCTGTGGCTCGTCCAGGCCTTCGGCGTGCGTTGA
- a CDS encoding dihydrofolate reductase family protein, with translation MGLLTFSINVTLDGCVDHREGIADDETHALFTRLMDEGGAMLWGRVTYEMMESYWPAVARGDQEAPPAMREWAVKLQAKPKYVVSSTRKNFPWTNSHHIAGDLRTGVQNLKDATPAGVLLGSGKLATELDRLDLIDEYRFLVHPRIAGHGPTLYHGGLPSTRRLELVSAKPLRSGAVAMHYRRARG, from the coding sequence ATGGGACTCTTGACCTTCAGCATCAACGTCACCCTCGACGGTTGCGTCGACCACCGGGAGGGTATCGCCGACGACGAGACGCACGCTCTCTTTACCCGCCTCATGGACGAGGGCGGGGCGATGCTGTGGGGCCGCGTCACCTACGAGATGATGGAGAGCTACTGGCCGGCGGTCGCCCGCGGCGACCAAGAGGCGCCGCCAGCGATGCGCGAGTGGGCGGTCAAACTGCAGGCAAAGCCGAAGTACGTCGTGTCGTCGACGCGAAAGAACTTCCCGTGGACCAACAGCCACCACATCGCCGGCGACCTGCGCACGGGCGTGCAGAACCTGAAGGACGCGACCCCGGCCGGCGTGCTCCTCGGTAGCGGCAAGCTCGCGACCGAGCTGGACAGGCTGGATCTGATCGACGAGTACAGGTTCCTCGTCCACCCTAGGATCGCCGGCCACGGCCCGACTCTGTACCATGGCGGCCTGCCCAGCACGCGACGGCTCGAACTTGTTTCGGCCAAGCCACTCCGCAGCGGCGCGGTCGCCATGCACTACCGGCGCGCGCGCGGCTAA
- a CDS encoding choice-of-anchor P family protein, producing MKRLMMRRILEIVVIGLVLPAVVPRDALAQQFTGRSFGAIIHVGSIDTTVCDSGELPSSGGSLETILQDVRVGSVLTAGAMRAETHSTSAAAISHAYTVNLSVLPGTPAALTADAVPATVFALCDGTAAELAFMNLVFGGVPVQVTGFNQTVVLPGVATLIINELINSTTPDGSETTSTGLHLTLADGGEILVSRAH from the coding sequence ATGAAGCGGCTGATGATGCGTCGCATTCTCGAAATCGTGGTCATAGGACTCGTGCTGCCAGCCGTGGTTCCGCGTGACGCGCTCGCGCAGCAGTTCACTGGCCGCTCCTTCGGCGCCATCATCCATGTTGGCTCAATCGATACCACGGTCTGCGACTCGGGCGAACTGCCGAGCAGTGGCGGCTCCTTGGAAACGATCCTCCAAGACGTGCGCGTCGGCTCGGTGCTCACGGCCGGAGCCATGCGGGCGGAGACCCACAGCACGAGCGCGGCGGCGATCAGTCATGCCTACACCGTGAACTTGTCCGTGCTACCCGGCACGCCAGCAGCACTCACCGCGGATGCAGTGCCGGCGACAGTCTTCGCGCTTTGCGATGGTACTGCCGCCGAGCTCGCCTTCATGAACCTGGTGTTCGGGGGGGTGCCGGTTCAGGTGACTGGCTTCAACCAGACGGTTGTTTTGCCGGGAGTGGCGACGCTCATCATCAACGAGCTCATCAACAGCACTACGCCCGATGGCAGCGAGACCACCTCAACTGGTCTCCACTTGACCTTGGCCGATGGCGGCGAGATCCTCGTGTCCCGCGCGCATG